Genomic window (bacterium):
AAAATCCGAGAACCGTCAAATACGAGATTGCTTCGTCCCGACAGAGTGGAGACTCGTAATGACATAGCCGGAGTCCTACAATAAACTAAGTAGGTATACATTTTAAAATCTTTCTCATAATCTTAACTGGTACTAAATATGGCTTCTTTATGCATATTTTAGCAACTTTGATAAAATGTACACCTGAGTATTTTAAAAAATAAGCCATAGCCAAGCTATGGAGTCGGTATTTTACAGCTCTTAAGTCTATTATTTTTGACCCTGTATCCACTTTTACTACCCTACCTAAAACATTTTCTTTTTTTATGATAGGTGAATCCAAAAAAGATTTAGAATCGGCTCCTGTCATCAAGGAGTTAACCGCTTTTCTAACTACTCTATGAGTTATCCACTCATTTTTTCTGTTAGCGTAAAGCACAATGTCACCTACTTTTATTCTCGCCCAATCTATAGGTGCAATAGTAAGTGTATCTCCATCTCTTAGTATAGGAAGCATACTCCTTCCTTTAACCTTAATCCGGATAGCCTTACCCTCTTTAAGCAACCCGATAAACATAAGACTGACGCTTTCGTGTAATTTAGAAGTGTGTAAGTGTACCATCTCTTTTAGCTTTATTAGTTGCAATACGAAAAGATAAAATACCAATTGGTACCATTATAGCTGAAAAAATTGTTAGATAAATAATGTTGGCGCTTACTCCTGCTAATGTATAATTTTTAAGTAGGATGAGCCTCATAGCTTTCAACGAATGTGTTATAGGCAATAGGATAGAAATTTTGGATAACCAGATAGGTAGAATAGTTATTGGGTAAAAAACACCACCTAAGAGTTCAGACAAAGTTGTAAAAATCCAGTTAAATGGGTTACCTCTCTTAAACACCAGTATAAAACTACACGATAGCATACCAAGACTTGTAAAAGATATAATTGTTAATATGAGAATGATAAGTGCAGAAAGTAAGTTCATCCCCCCTACTATCTTTGCACCAAACAAGGATACACCTACAACAACATAGACAACTACACTAAGAGATGTAAGTAAGAAGCTATAAACTGTGGATGCAAATAGTAAAAAAGGGAGGCTCGTCTTAGTGACAAGGAGTGCCTCAAGTGTCCCTGTCACTTGTGCACTCCTTACACTATTTGAAAGCCCCATGAGTGAGACACCAAGATAATTTGAAAATGCTATCCCAATAAGCACAAATGAAAAATAATCACCCCCATAAGGCTCAAGGTATGGTGAGATTCTACCCCCAAATAGCTTAGATAGGAAATAAAATGTAATTACAGATGCAAATATGCCAAATATTTCAAAGAAGAATGCTATCTTGTAACTTATTTGCTCAAGAAAATCTCTGTAAAGGAAAGCTAATATTTTTCTAAGAGCCAATCTACCTCCTCCTTTTTTGGAGTGCAAAATCGGTGATTTTGCATTTCCCGATTTATCGGCGACTCCGGCGGAATAGCAACAACATCGTTGTTGCACTCCATATTATTTTTCTTATCTCATTTTCCAATCCCATTATCAACTTTTATGAGTTCTGAAAATACCTTTTCTAAAGATACCGTTTTAGGCTGGCACTCTATTATTTCTAACTTCAGTGCAATAATCTCTTTTATTACTGTATGAACCTTATCTTTATACACTTCTAACTCCAGTCCTGCATCATTTTCTGTTAGCTTACAAATACCGGGTATAGATTTAACTTGTTTTATACAATTAGAAGAGGGTTTAGAAGTCATCAAAACATATAGCCCAGCTGGTGTAATTAGCTGCTTTAAATCTGCTACACTACCACAAGCTTTGAGTTCACCTTTATCTAATATAGCAATATGGTCAGATAGCTGTTCTGCTTCTGTTAAGTTATGAGTGGCAAAAAATACCGTCCTACCCCCATTTTTAACAAACTCCTCTTTTATAAATTCTCTAATCTCACGAGCACCGTCAGGGTCAAGGCTCTTTGTTGGCTCATCCATAAACAAAATATTAGGCTCAGTTAGTAATGCACGTGCTATAGAGAGCCTTTGTTTCATCCCTGTAGAGTAATTCCTAAATACAATATCCTTGCTATCCTTAAGGTTAACAAATTCTAATATTCTATTTATTATTTTATCTGCATCCCTTGAGAACAAGTTGTTTAGTGAGGCAAAAAATTTCAAGTTCTGATACCCTGTCAGACGCCAGTAAAAACTACGCTCCTCATTTATCACATACCCAATAGATTCTTTCACTTTATCAGAGTTTTTTGTTACATCTTTTCCATTTATATAGGCTTTACCTTCTGTTGGCAGTATTAAAGTACAAAGTATCTTTATAAGCGTACTCTTACCAGCCCCATTAGGACCTAAAATTGAGAAAAGCTCACCCTCTTTTACTTGTAGACTTACATCTTTTAAAGCAACAACCTCTTTATTTGAAAATGGATGTAGTAAGAGTTCTTTGTATCCTTTAGGCTGATGAAATCTTTTAGTTAGATTAACTGTTTCTATTGTATACCCCATAGATAACCCAAATCAAATATTAAAAATCAAAATTACATATCAAAATGCAAAAATATAAACACGAACCAATCACGAACTTCACACAAAACAATAATAAAACCACTTTCAATTTTGGGTTCGTGTCCTGTTTGTGTCAAACTTTTTAATTTTTTGATTTGTCATTTTGATATTTGCTTTTTGCACTTTGATTTCTCACAATCTGTGTCTATCCTTTCAATCTGTGTAAATCTGCGTGCAATTTTTTAGAAATACTTGCCTATTATAAATATACTATAAAATCAATGTTATTGCAACAATTTTGTATTAACTCGGAGTAAAACTTTTGAGGTACTACTTCTTTTTATATGTGTTTAATGAAACCCGAGGCTTCTAATTTTTCAATAAACTTATTTAAGTCTTCTTTTATTGTTTTCATATCTGCTTCATACTTACACTCCACTTCCTTTGCTATATCATCTTTGGTACGGGTGCCATCACATAGCCTCCAGATAAATGTACCCACTTCGTTAAGTATTTTTACTGTCCCTTTCTCTGGGTCAAATAACAGGGCTTCGTCACCCTCTTCCCTGAATACAATATCAGGGTTTGATATAATACACTTACTCACTTTACCTCCTTATTGAACTAATCGAGCTTTAGGAAATATACCGAGCTCGTAAGCCTCTTGACAAAACTGTAAAGGCTTAGTTAACGAACCATAATGGTAATAACTATCGGCACGACATTTGCCAAGACAGTAGTTTTTTAATATACACTTGCCACAGATACCTTCAAGTTTATGAGGTACACCATCCCTTATAAGCTCAAGTATAGGATGATGATTCCAAACTTCTCTTATATCATTTTTATAAATACTACCCATTGATAATTCATGAACAGTACTCCCAATCCCACATATAGAAATTGTGCCATCACCAAGTATACCTAAAATGTGATGAATGGCACAAGTGCTTCCCTCCTTTTGGACTACCCTTATAGGCTTAAAAGCAGGTGGTATATCAAAGAATACCTTTATAGAGTTGTCTGCTTTTATCTTCTCTTGAAAATGATTATAAAATTTAATAGTCTCTACTACTGATAGTAACTCGCCTTCCTCTTGCATCTTTTGAGCCCTACCAACTTTATTTACAGGATTTATCTTTAGAGACGAAGCTCCCATATCTTTAGCAAATTGAATCATATTTTCCATTATATCTATATTACCACGATAAAGGCAAGCTATAAGTTGAAACTTTACTCCACACCGCCTAAGTGCATCAATTCCATTAACTGCCTTATCAAATGCACCATCTACACCCCTAAAATAGTCATGCACTGATGCTACTGGTGCATCTATAGAGACTGACACACTGGCATTAGTGGCTTTCAACACTTCAGCTTCCTTGTCTCCTATTAGGGTACCATTTGTCTCTATATTTATAAAGATATTTTCACTTTTAAGCCACTTAAGGAGTGAAATAATGTCGTCCATAAGAAATGGCTCACCTCCAGTAAGCTTTATTGATTTTAGACCCAAATCTTTTGCATCAGTAACCAATGACTTAATCTCATCTAAGTTTAAACTATTTATAGGGTAGTCAATCACATCTCCATATGGAACTGGGTCAATCCAGCAATGTAAACACCGTAAGTTACAACATAATGGAGAATAAAGGTAAATACTTTTAAGAGACGGCACTTTATTCATCTAAAGTAAATTTAAACTGGACTTGGATATTTGTACTTAAAAGGTTGCAACCGTTCTTCCCGCCACGCAATCTCCGGTAGCCACCCCTCCATCCTCGCACGGGGTTTGAAGGAGATATTCCTCCAAATCACCCAATGTACCCAAATCCTCAACCTCCGGCGCCTTGTATTGCTTCTTATTTTTGACTTTTTCGTCTCCTATCTTGCCTCCTCTATCATCACATTGAGTTTCCATTTTTAACTTAAAAATAAAACTATAATAATCTGAGTTTTGTGACTCTTGGGTCAATGATTACTTCATCAGTCTCAAGATTTAATTTCATTCTCCACTTTTGAAGGGTTGCCGCACCAATAATTGCAGAATCACACAACCTAGAGATGAGCATAAATTCATCTGAAAAGTGATATCCATCCAAGTAAAAGTTGAGGCGTATCGCCTTCTCTGCTCTCAATGTCTCACCTTTCTTTGCTGTCCCAAACTCCATAGGCTCGGGGAGTGGTTCTATAGTACCCAATTTCTTAGCCAAATCAGGTTGAATACAGGAGTAAGTGGAGCCTGAATCAAATATGGCTATTACCTTGGCCTCCCCTTTAGAGCCTATCAGTTTTATTGACTTCTCAATAACTGCCATCTTTACTCATAAATCAATCCAATTTTTGACTATTGCATTTTTAGTTTTTGTTTAAATAAGCCTTTCTTAGTTCCACCGGGAGCTAAACAGAATAGAGACTTCGCTTTTATTCCACCAGGTAAATAATAAGGTGAGCACCTATGTCCCCTATAACAGATTGAACGATAAATGCATTCTCTACAATCAGCCATATCCTCAAATGAAAGCACAAATAGGTTACGAATTTCTCTCATTACTTTTGAGTTACGCCATATATCAACAAATGGCTCATCTCTAACATTACCAGCCTTTAAGTCCCAGATAATCTCACATGGCACTACCCAGCCATCAGGTCTTATAGTGCACATGGAAGTGCCAGCCCCACAAGCTGGTATGTCTAAACTTGACCCAACAGGTGGATTGGATTCAGCAGCTTTAATAAGTGATATTAATTGTAAATATGAGCCAGTTATAAAACCATTAAATTCATTAGACAGTTTATAAACTGTGCGTATTGCATACCACATTTCAACTGCTGATACACTTACATCTTTTATGTAGCAGATTGCATTCCCTGTATAGAAAACATTGTTAAATCTTACCCCATTAACACCAAGCTCTTTACCCAAAAGTGTAATCCCAGTTAAATCTCTATAATTGTATTTGGTGACAGTTGTAGAGATAAGAACACCAAGCCCCTCATTTATCAAATTCTTTATCCCTTTGACAGCAAGCTTAAAAGCACCTTTGCCCCTCATCCTATCAGCTACGGCTGGAGTAGAGCCATCTAAGCTAACACATAACCTCTTTAATCCATATGTTTTTAGTTGTTTTGCTATCTCTCTTGTTATTAAAGTAGCATTTGTGTTCATACCTGAAAGACGGATACGCGATTTTGATATAGCTTCCATTATCTGAAATATGTCTCTTCTCATTAGGGGTTCACCACCAAAAATATTTATGTTGAAAACCTTGACCTCCTCAAGCTCCTTAATAAGGGTTAGTAGTTCTTTTGTACTCATGTCAGATTTCCCACCCCATGTCTCTGACATCAAACAGTGCTTACAATTGAGATTACATTTACCTGTAACTGCTAAATTTACAGTTAGTGGTGCAGATAGAGTCATTTTGGTTCTAATTTATCAATCTCATCCAAAAAGGCTTGTCTTTTTCAAAACTTAATTCAAAAGTAGGTGTAGATTTAAATAAATCAGTTGCAGTATAGAATGCTTTCTTACGTAAATAATAATTGCTACAATCAAAACGAGAAATGTGATAAAGAATAGTCTCACCCGCTGCCCTTAATGAAGTAACAGGTTTTATCCAGGTACCTTTCCCTTTTCTTCTTAAGAGAAAAATATATTTTATTGGCACAGGGTTGCTAAACTTGTAATCAATATTCTTATAGAGTGGAGAGAGCGGACCTGGAAATGCAAAAAATTTGTCACCAACTTTCCGTACAGCTACTATGTCATCTGCGATGACATTCAGCTCTCTATACATGTTAACTACTGTAGACTTGCCCGCCCCACTAATACCTAAAAATAGATAAGCATTACCATCTTTTGATATACCAGCAGCATGTAGTGGTAAACATTGGAAGTTAATAGCAACTTTAAAATAAAAAAATAGAAGTAAACCTAAAACACTATCGCTACCAGTTTTTGACACAAAAAGCTTACATTGGCTCATATCAGAGTTATAAAATAGAACTGCGTGAGGTTTGGCAATTGTATCTACTCCATTACCACATAAAGCTAACAATTTGCTAAATTCATTGTTATGTAGAAAGCAAGAAATTATGCTAAGTCGCTCCTCTATTTCAGTTTCTATTTCATGAGGAATAGAAGCGGACTGAAACTTGGTCCGTAGATAATCTGATAGCCTCCTTCTCAACGAATAGCTTAACTTGTTATCTCTCTTCTCTTCAAGTTCCAAAATATCAAGTGAGACATCAAATCTTGAAGCCCGATTTCCTGATGAGTTCTGTGGTATAAGCTGATGAAAAAAATTAAACCACCTCCGTTTCCCTTTCATAAGAAAACGAATACCACCTAACTCAATTAAAAATGTCATTTAAATGTTACACACTCCGATTCTATATCAGTTGGTTTATTCCAACACTACAGCCTACTAGGATTACTGACTATATTATCTGTGAATAAAACTTATAATATTTCCATTGTCTTGTCAAGTCATTTTTACTGAAAAATAACATTAAGTAGAGAAAGCTTGACTAATTTTGAAAGTTAGGGTATAATATTTATTGAAATGGTGATTGGACATAAGGTAATAATTGAAGATAAAGTCCGCTGTGAAGCATACCAAAAGGCAATTCGTCAGGTAGTTAAAAATGGGAATATTGTGGCTGATATAGGAACTGGCTCCGGATTACTTGCCTATTTTGCAATCCAGGCAGGTGCTGGAAAGGTTTATGCCGTTGAAAAAAGTGAGATTATAGAAGATGCGAAGCGCATTGCAATAGCAAATGGATGGGATGACAAAATAGTATTTATTAAAGGTGTTTCAACTGAGGTAGAGTTGCCGGAGAAGGTAGACGTTATAGTATTGGAAGTAATAGGATATTTTGCTTTAGAAGAGAATTTGCTAAAATATATTTCTGATGCAAAGAAACGATTTCTAAAAAGGGTGGAGTTTTAATCCCTTCTAAGTTAGAGATGGTTATGGTACCAGTTGAGGCGTCTGATATATATAAAAAGGAAGTAGATTTTTGGGATAAAGGTCTGTATGGGATTAACTTTCAAAAGATTCGTAACGAAGCTGTTAATTCTCGCTATATTCACTTAATAAAACCTGAACAGTTCTTGTCAATACCTGCTAAGCTTCATACCATAGATTTTTATGAAATAAATGATAAGCAAGTAATGTATGTAAATAATAGTGTTAAATTTATTATTAAGCAAAGTGGAACATTTTATGGTTTAGCAGGTTGGTTCGATGCATGGCTTTCAGATAAAGTGATACTTTCTACTTCACCCAAAAATGAACCTACTCATTGGAAAAATACTTTCTTCCCAATTCAAGAACCTGTATTTGTTAAAAAGGGTGATGTTATCCGTGTAAAGATGACTGCAGTCCCAATGTTTGGCAAAATTATTTGGGCTTGGAGGGTTGAAATAAATGGGAGGCGTTTTAGCCATTCCACTTTTAAGAGCATTCCTATTCCAAAAATATCATTAAATCCCGATGCTATACCTATTTTGGCTAAGGAAGAAGAAATTATGTTATTTATTTTGACAAAGTGTGATGGCAAAAATTCTATCCGAAAGATTGCCGAACTATTGTTTACAAAGTATCCTACAACTTACAGCTCCATAGAAGAGGCACTACAGAAGGTAAAAGAGGTAACAAGAAATTGTCAAATCTTACCTGTAAACAGATAGATTCGGTCTCATCTCCATTTTATACACACTATAGTTTAATACTTAGACCAGCTGTAAAAGTTCTACCCGGCATTATATACTTGCCGGCTGATGCTCCGGGAAGGTCTACCCATATCTTATAATCCCTATCCAATATGTTATCAATTGCAAGAAAAAGTTCTGCTACTGGAATCAACTTATAAGCCAATTTGGTGTTAACAACTATGTAATCATCAATACGCTCATTTGAACTATCTTGAGCAAAATAATCAGTTACATATTGAGCTGATAAAGAGATACCCAATCCCGACCTGTCGGGACTATACATAAGTACGGCATCAACTTTAGTCCCCGGCCGTCCTTGTGTATGTTCAGCCGTGTTCAAATAACTGTAAGAAAAATGGCCATTTAAGCGTTTAAGCTGAGTAATAATACTTGCCTCTATTCCTTTAAATTCAAACCTGCCAGTATTCTGAAACCTATTTGTCCTGCCTTGTGATATTTGAATGAGATTATTTCCTTCCATTCTGTAAAGAGTTACATCTATATTTACTCCTTCTACAATTTGCTGGCTTAATCCACATTCATAATTCCATACTACTTCAGGGTTAAGCTCTTTGTTAGAATATGTGAACATAAAAAGTTCGTTTAGGGATGGTGCCCTGAACCCTTTAGCTACCCTTGAGCGTAAAGTAGCGCCATCTCTTAAATGTAAGATGGCGCCCACCTGTGGTGAGATGTCTTTACCTGATACCTCATCCCAATTATACCTAACCCCAGCACTTAAAATAAATCTATCAAGAACCCTGTACTCATCTTGGCACCATATTCCATATTCATATTTAGACAAAGTCGTTCCTGTATCAGGTTCGTAAATCTCTTTCCCACCCTGTTGTCTGTATTCAGCTCCTATATTGAGTTCATTCCCCATTATTATATTATTATTACTAAAGTTAGCTATTGTCCCATTTGTAAAGTCTTGTAAGTGCCATCCATCTGAAAATAAGTGGTGCCCATAATTGTGGTAAATTTTAAATGAGCCATCCCACCATTTCCCTTTACTATTCAAAGTGATATCAAATGCAGTCGTTTTGTAGTCGTTAAATGTTCCATCAGGGCTGGGTGCCGGTTCTTCCTTTTCAGCTTCAAAATATTTGCCAAGAAAGCTAACCTCAGTATTTTTTGATAATTTGTAGCCCAGTCTTGTTGTGTAGTCTTCACCTTGGTATTCAGAGTTATAGAGATGACCGTCACTATCCTTCCTATCAGATGTGAAGTAGCAGCTGAAATTACCAAAGGTTCCACCACCACATATTTGATACCCATAAGTACGATAAGTTCCGTATGAGGCAGTATAATTAACTTCCTTCTCTTTTCTTGGTCGTTTTGTGATGATATTAATAACACCTCCCAGTGCATCTGACCCATATAAAACGGACAGAGGACCACGTACTACTTCAATCCTTTCCACATTATTTAATGGTAGCGAGTGTGTAACTATCCATCCAAATAGGCCTGTCTTGACAGGCATCCCATCTATTAGGACCATTAGCTGTGTCCCATTTCCTCCAATTCCTCTTATGTTGACATCTGCACGTCCGAACGCACCTGTTTTCATAACAAAGACTCCGGGGAGATTGCCAATAATATCAGTACAGCTTGTAGCATTGGATGCGTCAATCTCATCCACTCCTATGATACTTACTGCTGTACATAGCTCTTTTAAAGTCATCTCTGTCTTCGTTGCTGTCAACACAGACTTATCTTCTTGGGTAGCAAATGAGTTTAAAAAGACTGCAATAAACGCTAAAATCACTATTTTTAACATCTTGTACCTGTTATTATATCCTTAAATTTAAAAATGGCAATATTTTTTGACCAAAAGTTGAATCTATTTGTATAAATAAGCGTCTAAAATATAGGAGGTAAAGTGTTACTTAATAGACTCACACAAAAAGCCCAAGAAGCAGTCGCAATAGCACAAGAGAAGCTGTCAGAACTTAATCATACAGAATTTGATGTTCCACATCTACTTTTTGGCTTACTTGACCAGCCCGAAGGTGTAGTTCCACAGATACTTGATAAGCTTGGAATAGACCCAACAGATGTCAAAAACAAGGTCTCTGATAGGCTTGATTCTATGCCTAAAGTTTATAGTTCCACTCCTGTTATGCAAGCCTATCTTACTCCTAATGTGCGGCGTGTCTTTGATGTTGCATCCGCAGAGGCGCGGCGTCTACGTGATGAATACATAGGATGTGAGCATCTCCTTATTGGCATAGTTGAGATTGGTGACGAAACTTTACAAAAGTTTGGTCTAACAAAGGAGAGAGTTTACCAAGCACTTGAGGCAGTAAGAGGTACTTCAAGACTAACTGAGCCTGAAGGTGAAGAACAATACAGAGCACTTGAGCGCTATTCACGTGATATAACACAGCTTGCTATAGAGGGTAAACTTGACCCTGTAATAGGACGGGATGACGAGATAAAACGTGTTATGCAAATCCTATCACGGCGCACAAAGAACAACCCTGCTCTTATAGGGGAGGCAGGTGTAGGTAAGACAGCAATTGTTGAGGGCTTAGCTCAAAAGGTAGCAACTAATGATGTCCCTGAGATGCTCAAAGGGAAACGAGTACTTGAACTAGATGTTGGTAGCTTAGTAGCAGGCTCTAAGTTTAGGGGCGACTTTGAGCAACGAATGAAGGCTGTAATGACTGAGATTCGTAAGGCAAAGGGTAAAATAATATTGTTCATTGATGAGCTACACACAATTGTAGGTGCAGGTAGTGCAGAGGGTGCAGTAGATGCTGGAAACATGCTTAAGCCGTCACTTGCAAAAGGTGAGCTCCAATGTGTAGGTGCTACAACTTTGGATGAGTACCGTAGATACATAGAAAAGGACCAAGCACTTGCAAGACGATTTCAGCCAGTGTATGTAAATGAGCCTTCAGTTGATGATACAATAAAAATACTTGAAGGTCTCAAGGATAAATATGAGTCACATCATAAGGTAAAGATTTCGCCAACTGCCCTTAAATCCTGCGCTATACTTTCTCATAAATATATATCTGATAGGTTCCTACCCGATAAGGCAATAGACTTACTTGATGAAGCAGCATCAAAGTTAAGACTTGATATTTACTCTGCACCGAAGCCACTTAAAGAGATGGAACAGCGGCTAATGGAGTTAAATAAAGAGGGACAGGAAGCTGTAAAGTCACAAGATTATGAGCGTGCTGCAAAGTTGAGAGATGAGTCTGATGCTCTTTCTAAGCGTTACAAAAAGGAAAGAGACGACTGGCTTCGTAGGCGTGGCATAAATGATGTAGTTGATGAGGAAGACATAGCTGAGATTGTATCTAAATGGACTGGTATTCCAGTTAAGCGTATGCTTATGAGTGAGAAGGAGAAATTGCTTAAGATAGAGGAAAATCTACATAAACGGATAGTGGACCAAGAGGAAGCAGTTAAAGCAGTAGCTGATGCAATAAGGATAGCAAGGGCAGGTATGAGAGACGAGAAAAGGCCAATAGGCTCGTTTATATTTTTGGGTCCTACAGGAGTGGGTAAGACTGAGCTTGCAAAAGCACTCGCTGAATTCCTGTTTGACTCAGAGTCTGCAATGGTCAGGATAGATATGTCTGAATATCAGGAGCGACATACAGTCTCAAGGCTTATAGGGGCACCACCTGGCTACATTGGATACGAAGATGGTGGTCAACT
Coding sequences:
- a CDS encoding TonB-dependent receptor; its protein translation is MLKIVILAFIAVFLNSFATQEDKSVLTATKTEMTLKELCTAVSIIGVDEIDASNATSCTDIIGNLPGVFVMKTGAFGRADVNIRGIGGNGTQLMVLIDGMPVKTGLFGWIVTHSLPLNNVERIEVVRGPLSVLYGSDALGGVINIITKRPRKEKEVNYTASYGTYRTYGYQICGGGTFGNFSCYFTSDRKDSDGHLYNSEYQGEDYTTRLGYKLSKNTEVSFLGKYFEAEKEEPAPSPDGTFNDYKTTAFDITLNSKGKWWDGSFKIYHNYGHHLFSDGWHLQDFTNGTIANFSNNNIIMGNELNIGAEYRQQGGKEIYEPDTGTTLSKYEYGIWCQDEYRVLDRFILSAGVRYNWDEVSGKDISPQVGAILHLRDGATLRSRVAKGFRAPSLNELFMFTYSNKELNPEVVWNYECGLSQQIVEGVNIDVTLYRMEGNNLIQISQGRTNRFQNTGRFEFKGIEASIITQLKRLNGHFSYSYLNTAEHTQGRPGTKVDAVLMYSPDRSGLGISLSAQYVTDYFAQDSSNERIDDYIVVNTKLAYKLIPVAELFLAIDNILDRDYKIWVDLPGASAGKYIMPGRTFTAGLSIKL
- a CDS encoding PqqD family protein; translated protein: MSKCIISNPDIVFREEGDEALLFDPEKGTVKILNEVGTFIWRLCDGTRTKDDIAKEVECKYEADMKTIKEDLNKFIEKLEASGFIKHI
- a CDS encoding retropepsin-like aspartic protease, which produces MAVIEKSIKLIGSKGEAKVIAIFDSGSTYSCIQPDLAKKLGTIEPLPEPMEFGTAKKGETLRAEKAIRLNFYLDGYHFSDEFMLISRLCDSAIIGAATLQKWRMKLNLETDEVIIDPRVTKLRLL
- a CDS encoding radical SAM protein, with product MNKVPSLKSIYLYSPLCCNLRCLHCWIDPVPYGDVIDYPINSLNLDEIKSLVTDAKDLGLKSIKLTGGEPFLMDDIISLLKWLKSENIFINIETNGTLIGDKEAEVLKATNASVSVSIDAPVASVHDYFRGVDGAFDKAVNGIDALRRCGVKFQLIACLYRGNIDIMENMIQFAKDMGASSLKINPVNKVGRAQKMQEEGELLSVVETIKFYNHFQEKIKADNSIKVFFDIPPAFKPIRVVQKEGSTCAIHHILGILGDGTISICGIGSTVHELSMGSIYKNDIREVWNHHPILELIRDGVPHKLEGICGKCILKNYCLGKCRADSYYHYGSLTKPLQFCQEAYELGIFPKARLVQ
- a CDS encoding AAA family ATPase — protein: MLLNRLTQKAQEAVAIAQEKLSELNHTEFDVPHLLFGLLDQPEGVVPQILDKLGIDPTDVKNKVSDRLDSMPKVYSSTPVMQAYLTPNVRRVFDVASAEARRLRDEYIGCEHLLIGIVEIGDETLQKFGLTKERVYQALEAVRGTSRLTEPEGEEQYRALERYSRDITQLAIEGKLDPVIGRDDEIKRVMQILSRRTKNNPALIGEAGVGKTAIVEGLAQKVATNDVPEMLKGKRVLELDVGSLVAGSKFRGDFEQRMKAVMTEIRKAKGKIILFIDELHTIVGAGSAEGAVDAGNMLKPSLAKGELQCVGATTLDEYRRYIEKDQALARRFQPVYVNEPSVDDTIKILEGLKDKYESHHKVKISPTALKSCAILSHKYISDRFLPDKAIDLLDEAASKLRLDIYSAPKPLKEMEQRLMELNKEGQEAVKSQDYERAAKLRDESDALSKRYKKERDDWLRRRGINDVVDEEDIAEIVSKWTGIPVKRMLMSEKEKLLKIEENLHKRIVDQEEAVKAVADAIRIARAGMRDEKRPIGSFIFLGPTGVGKTELAKALAEFLFDSESAMVRIDMSEYQERHTVSRLIGAPPGYIGYEDGGQLTEPVRRRPYRVILFDEIEKAHPDVYNTLLQIMDDGRLTDGQGRTVNFKNTIVIMTSNIGTQELMKKGLGFDVETAEFDYEKVRNELLDAVRKHFRPEFLNRIDEIIVFHSLTPENIEKIVEIELDKLSKRLKEQGIEVEVSSSAKSLLTKEGYNPEYGARPLKQTIRRLVENPLSISIIKGEFKNGDKVVINADRERITFEKATRKK
- a CDS encoding 50S ribosomal protein L11 methyltransferase; translated protein: MVIGHKVIIEDKVRCEAYQKAIRQVVKNGNIVADIGTGSGLLAYFAIQAGAGKVYAVEKSEIIEDAKRIAIANGWDDKIVFIKGVSTEVELPEKVDVIVLEVIGYFALEENLLKYISDAKKRFLKRVEF
- a CDS encoding signal peptidase I, which produces MVHLHTSKLHESVSLMFIGLLKEGKAIRIKVKGRSMLPILRDGDTLTIAPIDWARIKVGDIVLYANRKNEWITHRVVRKAVNSLMTGADSKSFLDSPIIKKENVLGRVVKVDTGSKIIDLRAVKYRLHSLAMAYFLKYSGVHFIKVAKICIKKPYLVPVKIMRKILKCIPT
- a CDS encoding radical SAM protein — its product is MTLSAPLTVNLAVTGKCNLNCKHCLMSETWGGKSDMSTKELLTLIKELEEVKVFNINIFGGEPLMRRDIFQIMEAISKSRIRLSGMNTNATLITREIAKQLKTYGLKRLCVSLDGSTPAVADRMRGKGAFKLAVKGIKNLINEGLGVLISTTVTKYNYRDLTGITLLGKELGVNGVRFNNVFYTGNAICYIKDVSVSAVEMWYAIRTVYKLSNEFNGFITGSYLQLISLIKAAESNPPVGSSLDIPACGAGTSMCTIRPDGWVVPCEIIWDLKAGNVRDEPFVDIWRNSKVMREIRNLFVLSFEDMADCRECIYRSICYRGHRCSPYYLPGGIKAKSLFCLAPGGTKKGLFKQKLKMQ
- a CDS encoding ABC transporter ATP-binding protein, producing the protein MGYTIETVNLTKRFHQPKGYKELLLHPFSNKEVVALKDVSLQVKEGELFSILGPNGAGKSTLIKILCTLILPTEGKAYINGKDVTKNSDKVKESIGYVINEERSFYWRLTGYQNLKFFASLNNLFSRDADKIINRILEFVNLKDSKDIVFRNYSTGMKQRLSIARALLTEPNILFMDEPTKSLDPDGAREIREFIKEEFVKNGGRTVFFATHNLTEAEQLSDHIAILDKGELKACGSVADLKQLITPAGLYVLMTSKPSSNCIKQVKSIPGICKLTENDAGLELEVYKDKVHTVIKEIIALKLEIIECQPKTVSLEKVFSELIKVDNGIGK
- a CDS encoding ABC transporter permease translates to MALRKILAFLYRDFLEQISYKIAFFFEIFGIFASVITFYFLSKLFGGRISPYLEPYGGDYFSFVLIGIAFSNYLGVSLMGLSNSVRSAQVTGTLEALLVTKTSLPFLLFASTVYSFLLTSLSVVVYVVVGVSLFGAKIVGGMNLLSALIILILTIISFTSLGMLSCSFILVFKRGNPFNWIFTTLSELLGGVFYPITILPIWLSKISILLPITHSLKAMRLILLKNYTLAGVSANIIYLTIFSAIMVPIGILSFRIATNKAKRDGTLTHF